One genomic region from Ptychodera flava strain L36383 chromosome 5, AS_Pfla_20210202, whole genome shotgun sequence encodes:
- the LOC139133638 gene encoding uncharacterized protein gives MYQDGGVHVPNFCIVQSESCSEQVFHGPNTKQEFCDWALSEENSPGTFIAHNLQGYDGQFILQYCHENNVQPEVIINGTKIIRIFIPSLNIKFIDSYNFLPVALAQLPDMFELAELHKGYFPHFFNTAENQEYIGPLPDAQYYGPDGMKQHQREKFLRWYEEERSKNHPFNLKQELENYCRSDVDILRRSCLKFQDMFKQQNGVDPFRDCVTIASACNVVLRRNFLEKDTIGIIPDHGYIYRRNQSVIALQWLEWHAYKKNVTHSTCIHGGEKKIDRYWLDGYDEANNTAYEMHGCYYHGCPRCYEDDDIVNTKLEKTMGDLYQCTLDKMRFLRTNGFNVIEMWECDFKRDIHENQDLQEFIKSLDLQEPLYPRDAFYGGRTNATRLYHECEGNEEIHYVDFTSLYPYVNKYCKYPIKHPEVRTKNIILPVQWYFGVARCRVLPPRQLYFPVLPPQSG, from the coding sequence ATGTACCAAGATGGTGGAGTCCATGTCCCGAATTTTTGCATCGTCCAGTCTGAGTCTTGCTCAGAGCAAGTTTTCCATGGTCCTAACACTAAACAAGAATTCTGTGATTGGGCACTTTCTGAAGAAAACTCCCCCGGCACTTTCATAGCACACAATCTTCAAGGATATGATGGTCAGTTCATTTTGCAGTACTGCCATGAGAATAATGTTCAACCTGAAGTCATTATCAATGGAACCAAAATCATCCGCATTTTCATCCCCAGTTTAAATATCAAATTCATCGACTCCTACAATTTCCTCCCAGTGGCGTTGGCTCAACTTCCCGACATGTTTGAACTGGCTGAACTGCACAAAGGTTACTTTCCCCATTTCTTCAACACAGCGGAGAATCAAGAATACATCGGACCTCTCCCAGATGCACAATACTACGGTCCTGATGGTATGAAACAACATCAGAGAGAAAAATTCCTGAGATGGTACGAAGAAGAGCGATCGAAAAACCATCCTTTCAACCTGAAACAAGAACTTGAGAACTACTGTAGAAGCGATGTAGACATCTTAAGGAGGagttgtttgaaatttcaagatatGTTCAAACAACAGAATGGTGTGGATCCATTCAGGGATTGTGTGACCATCGCATCAGCCTGCAATGTTGTTCTACGCAGGAATTTTCTCGAGAAAGATACCATCGGGATCATTCCAGATCACGGCTACATCTACAGACGAAATCAATCTGTCATTGCACTGCAGTGGTTGGAGTGGCATGCATATAAGAAGAATGTCACACATTCAACATGTATACACGGGGGTGAGAAGAAAATTGATCGATATTGGCTAGATGGGTATGATGAAGCAAACAACACTGCTTATGAGATGCACGGTTGCTACTACCATGGTTGTCCGCGATGTTACGAAGACGATGATATCGTCAACACCAAACTAGAGAAGACCATGGGTGATCTCTACCAATGTACCCTCGACAAGATGCGATTTCTACGCACCAATGGCTTCAATGTGATCGAAATGTGGGAATGTGACTTTAAGAGAGATATTCACGAAAACCAAGACCTGCAAGAATTCATCAAGTCACTTGATCTACAGGAGCCTCTTTATCCACGGGATGCCTTCTATGGTGGTAGAACCAATGCAACGAGACTTTACCATGAGTGTGAGGGTAACGAAGAGATTCACTATGTCGATTTCACAAGCCTCTACCCTTATGTCAACAAGTACTGTAAGTACCCCATCAAGCATCCGGAAGTCCGCACCAAGAACATCATACTGCCTGTTCAGTGGTACTTTGGTGTTGCCAGATGTCGAGTGTTGCCACCACGGCAACTTTACTTTCCTGTTCTGCCCCCTCAGAGTGGATAA
- the LOC139133637 gene encoding uncharacterized protein encodes MFPLCRSCADTKQQAPCEHSDDQRSFVGTWTTPELAKAVEKGYKVVKVFEVWHYRESEEYNRESQTGGLFTDYINTFLKLKQESSGWPSWCQTEDDQDRYIREYHEREGILLDKTKIHRNPGQRALAKLMLNSMWGKFAQRNNFPQLQYIQEPAELFRLLTSEQHTVNNLSFVNDNMVAVQHSLRDEFVEGAVNTNVVIAAFTTAYARLKLYDLLEAIGERVLYFDTDSVIFVSKSDMYEPPLGDYLGDLTSELEPPGNYITNLTKMRSWQESGRKAAGERQDCSGTKAAEFQGRFLARRICPASWADHFVTNLSGRAAANYLNGAASLQEH; translated from the coding sequence ATGTTTCCCCTATGCAGAAGCTGTGCGGATACCAAACAGCAGGCACCGTGTGAACATAGCGATGACCAACGATCCTTTGTGGGAACTTGGACAACGCCAGAGTTAGCAAAAGCTGTGGAGAAGGGGTACAAAGTCGTCAAAGTGTTTGAGGTGTGGCACTACCGAGAAAGTGAAGAGTACAACAGAGAGTCTCAAACAGGTGGGCTGTTCACCGATTACATCAATACCTTCTTAAAGTTGAAACAAGAGAGCAGTGGTTGGCCTTCATGGTGTCAGACGGAAGATGACCAAGACCGATACATCCGTGAGTACCATGAGAGAGAAGGTATCCTACTTGACAAGACTAAGATTCATCGAAATCCAGGTCAGCGAGCATTGGCAAAACTGATGCTGAATTCCATGTGGGGCAAGTTTGCTCAACGTAACAACTTTCCACAGCTTCAGTACATCCAAGAACCTGCAGAACTCTTCCGGTTACTCACAAGTGAGCAACACACCGTCAACAACTTGTCTTTTGTCAACGATAACATGGTCGCTGTACAACATTCACTTCGGGATGAATTTGTCGAAGGTGCCGTTAATACAAATGTTGTCATCGCAGCATTCACCACAGCCTATGCCCGCCTGAAGTTGTATGATCTTCTTGAAGCCATTGGTGAGCGTGTCTTGTACTTTGATACCGATTCTGTCATCTTTGTCAGCAAGTCAGACATGTATGAACCACCTCTGGGTGACTACTTAGGTGATCTCACCAGCGAACTTGAACCTCCAGGCAATTACATTACCAACCTTACAAAAATGAGGTCCTGGCAGGAGAGCGGCAGGAAAGCTGCAGGAGAGCGACAGGACTGTTCTGGGACTAAAGCTGCAGAGTTCCAGGGCAGATTTCTGGCCCGCAGAATCTGCCCCGCTAGCTGGGCAGATCACTTTGTTACAAATCTGTCCGGCAGAGCGGCAGCAAATTACTTGAATGGTGCAGCATCTCTGCAGGAACATTAG